The Pontibacter sp. SGAir0037 DNA segment AGCATATTATAGAGTCTGTTATATAACGATGTTATTTATAATTATTCTAAATAAAAAGGCTTTTAAAGGTATACAGAAGCCATTTTTATTGTAAATGCGGTTCGTTTATGGTAAGAGAGGAGAGAGGGGGAAAAATAAACTTATTCTATTTGATTAATGAAATTCGCATAGTAGATTTGTGGCCGTAAAGTAATTTCCAAATACACTTAATACACACACAAGCGATCTTGGCTATGATTAGCTGTATACTTAAAGCAAAAACCAAATTATTAATCGCCTTCTTGTTTGCCTTTACAACGTCTTTCGGGGCTTTGGCTCAAGGAAGTGAACAGGCAGACGTAGATGCTCATGGAGCAACTCCTGGCGCTACTCAGGGAGCTGCCGCCGCCAGCACTGGCGGGTTACCGGTGGATGACCAGGCAATTGTAAGTTCTGGCGAATCTCTGTTTAAGAACAACTGTGCTTCCTGTCACGCTGTTACTGCAGATGTAGTTGTTGGTCCCGGGTTAAAGGGCGTTAACGAAAGGAGAAGCCAGTCATGGCTTTTAAAGTGGATCAAGAACTCTCAGTCTCTTATCCAGTCAGGAGATGCGCAGGCAGTAGCGATCTACAATGAGTATAAGAAGCAGGCAATGCCTTCTTTCCAGCTTTCGGATGAAGAGGTTGTTTCTATTCTGACTTATGTGAAAGCTTCTGAAACTGCTGCTGCGGCTCCAGGTCCGGGTGCTGGTCCTGTAGAGGGTGGTGAGCAGGTTGGAACCGATGCTATTGGTTCTGCGGTAGCTGGTTATTTGGATATCGTGCTGGTAGTGCTGATCGTGGTACTGATCGTGCTGGTAGTAACACTCCTTCTGATTTCTTCTGTTCTGAAGAACTATCTTAATAAAAACAAACAGCTGGATGAGTATGACTATGAGGTTGTAAACCAGCGTTTCGACTTTTCCAAAGTATATAAGTCCAAAGCGGTTCGTACACTGGTTATGTTGATCTTTGTTGTGGTTCTTTTGGATATTGCCTTAGATAAGACAATGGGAATCGGTATACAGCAGGGGTACCAGCCGAGGCAGCCAATTGCCTTCTCTCACCAGCTGCATGCCGGCGAACACCAGATTGACTGTAACTACTGCCATACAACAGTTTATAAGAGCAAGAGTGCCAGTATTCCTTCTGCTAACATCTGTATGAACTGCCATAGCCAGATACAGACCGAGTCGCCTGAGATTCAGAAAATATACAGAGCTATTGAGCGTAACAGGCCGATAGAGTGGGTTCGTATCCACAACCTTCCTGATCTTGCATACTTCAACCACTCCCAACATACCAAAGTTGGCGGTGTGGAATGCCAGACATGCCATGGTCCTATTCAGGAAATGGAAGTTGTTTATCAGTACTCTCCTCTTACAATGGGATGGTGTATTGATTGCCACCGTGAAACTCCTTTAAATACACAGGGTAACGCATACTACGATAACCTGGTGGAGCTGCATGAGGCCTCTTCTAAAGGTGCCTTTACGGTGTCGTCTAATGGTGGTACAGAGTGTTCTAAGTGTCACTATTAATCTTATTATCTATTTTAATCAAGTATCCGAGTTTCTAGATATAATATGCAAGACAGAATTAAATACTGGAAAGGAATTGAGGAGTTAGAAAACACTCCGGAATTCGCTAAGCATGCTCATAACGAGTTTCCAGAGTTCCTGCCAATTAATGAAGCTAATGGTGATGCCGGTGCATCTGCAGAACCAACAACTGCCAAGAGAAGAGATTTTCTGAAGTTGTTAGGATTTGGTTTGGCAGCGGCTACGCTGGCTTCTTGTGAGGCGCCAGTAAGAAAGGCTATTCCTTATCTGAATAAGCCGGTTGATGTGGAGCCAGGTGTTGCTAACTGGTACGCCACTACACACTACTCCCATGGTGATTATAACAGTGTGCTGGTAAAAACACGCGAAGGAAGGCCAATCAAAATTGAGCCGAACCCTAGCTCTGCTATTACGCCAGTAGGTACCAGCCCGAGAGCACAGGCTTCTGTGCTGAATGTGTATGACAACAACAGGCTTCGCACTCCTCTGATCAAAGGAAAAGAAGCTGAGTGGGCACAGGTAGACCGTGAAATTACGTCTGCTTTAAGAAATGTAACTGGTAAAGTAGCTATTGTTTCTTCTACGGTTATCAGCCCTTCTACAAAGCGCCTGATAAATGAATTCGGTTCAAGATTCGGAAATTTTGAGCATGTAGTGTATGATGCTAATTCCGCATCTGCCCTGATAGGAGCTAACGGAGGTGTTGTTCCTGGGTATGACTTCAGCAAAGCAAACATTATTGTGGGTGTAAATGCTGACTTCCTGGGATCATGGATCGCTCCGACTCCTTTCTCCAGACAATATATCCAGAACAGAAAGGTTTCTGCTGAAAACAGAAACATGTCCCGTCACTACCAGTTCGAAACACGCCTTTCGTTAACAGGTGCCAACGCCGATATGCGTGTGCCCATTAAACCTTCTCAGGAAGCAGCTTTAGTGGTAGCACTTTACAATAGCATTTCCGGACAAGGTGGTGCTGCGCCTGCCAACGTAGATAAAAAAGCTTTCGACAATGCGGTAAGAGATTTAAGAGCTAACCGTGGTAAAGCTTTGGTGGTTTCTGGCTCTAATGATCCAGCTGTTCAAACACTGGTAACAGCCATTAACCAGGCATTAGGTGCTGAAGGCACTACAATTGATACTGCTTCTCCTTACTTCACGAAGCAAGGTAACGATGCCCAGATGCTGCGTTTCATCCAGGAGATGAATGCAGGAACTGTTGGTGCCGTATTCTTCTACAATGCAAACCCGGCTTACGAACACCCGCTGGCAGAGCAGGTTGTGAACGGATTGAAAAAAGTGGCTCTTAAAGTATCGTTTGCAGAAAGAGTTGACGAAACAGCGGCACTTGTAGATTATGTAACTCCAGATAATAATTACCTGGAATCATGGAATGATTACGAACCGAAGAGAGGTGTTCTCAGCTTAGGTCAGCCGGTTATCAGCCCGATCTTCAAAACCCGCCAGATGCAGGATAGCCTGCTTGCCTGGAGTGGAAGCAACACAACTTTCTACGACTATATCCGCTCCACCTGGAGTGGTATCGCAACCGGCGACTTCAATACTTTCTGGGAAAAAGCAGTGCACGACGGGGTATTGCAAAATGGAACCAGCCTGTTAGCTGTTAATACAACTGCTACCACAGGTGGCATGACACCAGCCGCCGCTGCAAGTGCTGCCGGCAGAGGTGCCGCTACGCAAGGTATCGAAGCTGTTGTGTACGAAAAAATACAGATCGGACCTGGTTATGATGCCAATAACCCGTGGTTACAGGAAATGGGAGATCCTATTTCTAAAGCAACCTGGGGTAACTACGTGGCAATGCCGCGTAAAATGGCCGAGGAAATGAATATCGTACAAGGCAACATTGTACGATTGACACTTGCTAACGGTAAAACTATCGAAGCACCTGCTCTGGTACAACCTGGCCAGGCACAAGGTACTGTATCCATTGCCATGGGTTACGGACGCGACCTGGAATCAATGCCGGTAGTGAAAGGCATTGGAGCTAACGCTTTCCCGATAGCTCGTGTAGTTGATAACAGCATCCTGTTCAGTGGTCCGGTACAGATTGCTAAAACAGATGCTACTAATCCTATTGCACAACTACAGACGCACCACACTATTATGGATCGTATTGTTGTGCAGGAAAATACATTAGCTAAGTATCAGGAAAATCCGAAAGAAGTTACAGAATACGTTCGTCAGGCAACACATGATGGTCCGGCGAAACCAGCTAATATCTCTCTTTGGGATGACTATGAGTACAAAAACCACCACTGGGGTATGGTCATCGATCTTAACTCTTGTATTGGTTGTGGTGCTTGTACACTAAGCTGTAACATAGAAAACAATATTCCGGTTGTTGGTAAAGCGGAGGTTTTGAATCGTCGTGAAATGCACTGGCTGCGTATAGACAGATACTATAGTGCTGTTGAACACGAAGAAGGAGACTATGCTACCATGGAAGATCCTGCTGAAAACCCTTCAGTTATCTTCCAGCCGATGCTTTGCCAGCACTGTAACCACGCTCCTTGTGAGACGGTGTGTCCTGTTGCCGCTACCATGCACAGCTCTGAAGGTATTAACCAGATGGCTTACAACCGTTGCGTAGGTACTCGTTACTGCGCTAACAACTGCCCTTATAAAGTTCGTCGTTTCAACTGGTTCAACTACGTGAACAACGATAAGTTCGACTTCCATATGAACAACGACCTTGGTAAAATGGTGTTAAACCCTGACGTGACTGTACGTTCAAGAGGTGTAATGGAGAAATGTTCATTCTGCGTTCAGCGTGTGCAGCTAGGTAAACTAGAGGCGAAACGTGAAAACAGAAGGCCAAAAGATGGTGAAATTGTTACTGCCTGCGCTCAGTCTTGCCCTACCGATGCCATTACATTCGGTGACATGCTGGATCCGGAGAGCCGTGTATCTAAAATCCTTGCCCGTGAAAAAGGCGAACGTGCTTTCCACGTACTAGAGGAGCTGAATACACAGCCAAACGTAACATACCTGACAAAAATTAGAAACTTAGCTTAATTTTAAAATTTCGATAGCGTTATGCAGCATGTATCTCCGATAAGAGAGCCTCTTGTAACCGGGGGGAAAACATACCACGACATCACCGAAGATGTTTGCAGACAGGTGGAGGCAAGGCCCAACATTCGTTGGGCAACTGCCCTGGCTGTAGCTCTGGTGGGTTTAGCTATTTTCATTTACTCTTGCTACCGTACGCTTTGGTATGGTATAGGAGAGTGGGGATTAAATAAAACAGTAGGTTGGGCCTGGGATATCACCAACTTCGTATGGTGGGTTGGTATCGGTCACGCAGGTACACTGATCTCTGCTATCCTCCTGTTATTCCGTCAGAAGTGGAGAACTTCAATTAACCGTGCAGCCGAAGCGATGACTATCTTTGCGGTAATCTGTGCGGCTATGTTCCCGGTTCTTCACATGGGCCGTCCATGGCTGGCTTATTGGGTACTTCCATTGCCAAACACGTTCGGTTCGCTGTGGGTAAACTTTAACTCTCCGCTTCTTTGGGACGTATTCGCGATCTCTACTTATTTCTCTGTATCATTAGTGTTCTGGTACATAGGTCTGATTCCTGACTTTGCAACTATCCGCGACCGTGCAACCGGTCCGATTGCCAGAAGAGCTTATGCGCTCCTTTCCTTCAACTGGACAGGTTCTGCTAAAGCGTGGTCTCGTTATGAAACGGTTTCCTTGATTCTGGCAGGTCTTGCTACGCCACTGGTACTTTCTGTACACACCATCGTATCATTCGACTTTGCAACTTCAGTAATACCTGGCTGGCACACCACCATCTTCCCTCCATACTTTGTGGCTGGTGCGATTTTCTCTGGTTT contains these protein-coding regions:
- a CDS encoding cytochrome c3 family protein, coding for MISCILKAKTKLLIAFLFAFTTSFGALAQGSEQADVDAHGATPGATQGAAAASTGGLPVDDQAIVSSGESLFKNNCASCHAVTADVVVGPGLKGVNERRSQSWLLKWIKNSQSLIQSGDAQAVAIYNEYKKQAMPSFQLSDEEVVSILTYVKASETAAAAPGPGAGPVEGGEQVGTDAIGSAVAGYLDIVLVVLIVVLIVLVVTLLLISSVLKNYLNKNKQLDEYDYEVVNQRFDFSKVYKSKAVRTLVMLIFVVVLLDIALDKTMGIGIQQGYQPRQPIAFSHQLHAGEHQIDCNYCHTTVYKSKSASIPSANICMNCHSQIQTESPEIQKIYRAIERNRPIEWVRIHNLPDLAYFNHSQHTKVGGVECQTCHGPIQEMEVVYQYSPLTMGWCIDCHRETPLNTQGNAYYDNLVELHEASSKGAFTVSSNGGTECSKCHY
- a CDS encoding TAT-variant-translocated molybdopterin oxidoreductase; this encodes MQDRIKYWKGIEELENTPEFAKHAHNEFPEFLPINEANGDAGASAEPTTAKRRDFLKLLGFGLAAATLASCEAPVRKAIPYLNKPVDVEPGVANWYATTHYSHGDYNSVLVKTREGRPIKIEPNPSSAITPVGTSPRAQASVLNVYDNNRLRTPLIKGKEAEWAQVDREITSALRNVTGKVAIVSSTVISPSTKRLINEFGSRFGNFEHVVYDANSASALIGANGGVVPGYDFSKANIIVGVNADFLGSWIAPTPFSRQYIQNRKVSAENRNMSRHYQFETRLSLTGANADMRVPIKPSQEAALVVALYNSISGQGGAAPANVDKKAFDNAVRDLRANRGKALVVSGSNDPAVQTLVTAINQALGAEGTTIDTASPYFTKQGNDAQMLRFIQEMNAGTVGAVFFYNANPAYEHPLAEQVVNGLKKVALKVSFAERVDETAALVDYVTPDNNYLESWNDYEPKRGVLSLGQPVISPIFKTRQMQDSLLAWSGSNTTFYDYIRSTWSGIATGDFNTFWEKAVHDGVLQNGTSLLAVNTTATTGGMTPAAAASAAGRGAATQGIEAVVYEKIQIGPGYDANNPWLQEMGDPISKATWGNYVAMPRKMAEEMNIVQGNIVRLTLANGKTIEAPALVQPGQAQGTVSIAMGYGRDLESMPVVKGIGANAFPIARVVDNSILFSGPVQIAKTDATNPIAQLQTHHTIMDRIVVQENTLAKYQENPKEVTEYVRQATHDGPAKPANISLWDDYEYKNHHWGMVIDLNSCIGCGACTLSCNIENNIPVVGKAEVLNRREMHWLRIDRYYSAVEHEEGDYATMEDPAENPSVIFQPMLCQHCNHAPCETVCPVAATMHSSEGINQMAYNRCVGTRYCANNCPYKVRRFNWFNYVNNDKFDFHMNNDLGKMVLNPDVTVRSRGVMEKCSFCVQRVQLGKLEAKRENRRPKDGEIVTACAQSCPTDAITFGDMLDPESRVSKILAREKGERAFHVLEELNTQPNVTYLTKIRNLA
- the nrfD gene encoding NrfD/PsrC family molybdoenzyme membrane anchor subunit is translated as MQHVSPIREPLVTGGKTYHDITEDVCRQVEARPNIRWATALAVALVGLAIFIYSCYRTLWYGIGEWGLNKTVGWAWDITNFVWWVGIGHAGTLISAILLLFRQKWRTSINRAAEAMTIFAVICAAMFPVLHMGRPWLAYWVLPLPNTFGSLWVNFNSPLLWDVFAISTYFSVSLVFWYIGLIPDFATIRDRATGPIARRAYALLSFNWTGSAKAWSRYETVSLILAGLATPLVLSVHTIVSFDFATSVIPGWHTTIFPPYFVAGAIFSGFAMVLTLMIITRKLFKLEDYITLEHVESMNKVIILTGSIVGVAYITEFFIAWYSQVEYEQYAFINRATGPYWWAYWSMMTCNVITPQLFWFRGIRRSLTATFIISIFVNIGMWFERFVIIVTSLHRDYLPSSWVMFSPTWIDIGVYVGTMGLFSTLFLLFCKFFPVVNMAEVKSILKSSSAVKPNTHAHMHGTAKDSNKH